A stretch of the Musa acuminata AAA Group cultivar baxijiao chromosome BXJ2-7, Cavendish_Baxijiao_AAA, whole genome shotgun sequence genome encodes the following:
- the LOC135616333 gene encoding uncharacterized protein LOC135616333 — protein MKAEMDQEEEGKVAPKALQPEGISLHRATELINLLISCSYSVRSFPAKWQLIRDKLEQIHSSLAAAAEGDNSATNSDLVGLLQAIKSTASETQVLANRCNDESYGGGKLHLRSDLDVIASKLHLLMRRLEEIYASGILTSSQAIVVSRPGVGASWEDMRFYVKDLISRLKIGDSEMRLRALSALKQVLCDDDKYVRILVAKVAQGVALLVSFLESQSEGVQEEAA, from the coding sequence ATGAAAGCAGAGATGGACCAAGAGGAAGAAGGGAAAGTCGCCCCCAAAGCTCTGCAACCTGAAGGGATTAGCCTCCACCGAGCGACGGAGCTCATCAATCTCTTGATATCCTGCTCCTACTCCGTCAGATCCTTCCCCGCAAAGTGGCAGCTGATCCGGGACAAGCTAGAACAAATACACTCTTCCTTGGCCGCTGCAGCAGAGGGCGACAACTCTGCAACAAATTCTGATCTCGTCGGATTACTACAAGCTATAAAATCGACTGCGAGTGAGACACAGGTGCTGGCCAATAGGTGTAACGATGAGTCCTACGGTGGTGGCAAGCTCCACCTGCGGAGTGATCTTGATGTGATAGCATCCAAGCTTCACCTCCTCATGAGGCGCCTGGAAGAGATCTACGCATCCGGGATTCTGACGTCTTCACAAGCCATCGTCGTCTCGAGGCCAGGAGTTGGTGCGAGCTGGGAGGACATGCGGTTCTACGTGAAGGATCTCATCTCGAGGTTAAAGATTGGCGATTCGGAGATGAGGCTTCGGGCCTTGAGCGCCCTTAAGCAGGTGCTTTGCGACGACGACAAGTACGTGAGGATTTTGGTCGCCAAAGTAGCCCAAGGTGTTGCTCTACTAGTGAGCTTTCTCGAATCCCAGAGCGAAGGCGTTCAAGAGGAGGCAGCATAG
- the LOC135616332 gene encoding vacuolar protein 8-like has translation MAGAVAPLIRTLEMGSELAKERAAGALKKLTENSDNAWSVSAQGGVSTLLKICGDASSSGELIRSACGVLKSLSGVEEIRRFMVEEGAVSIFVELSRSKEEASQIQAIEFLTILACEDAAIKQKVMVEGVLGSLVPHSSKAKEVALRAIENLCFSSPSSMNYLMSSGFLDCVLYLLRSGEISIQESALKAVARLSGLSEAIKKAMGDAGFIPELVKLLEARSFQVREMAAETLSGMISIQRNRRRFVREDENVDRILQLLDPEEKSVTKKFLLTVLVSLTDGTSVRRKMMASGYSKHLEKLAETEAADAKKIIKKLSTSRFRSMFTGIWSS, from the coding sequence ATGGCTGGAGCTGTCGCGCCATTAATTCGGACACTGGAGATGGGAAGTGAATTGGCGAAGGAGAGAGCAGCTGGAGCTCTCAAGAAATTGACGGAGAATTCAGACAATGCATGGTCGGTTTCAGCTCAAGGAGGTGTCTCTACGCTTCTCAAAATCTGTGGTGATGCCAGCAGCAGCGGGGAGTTGATTCGGTCAGCTTGTGGCGTGCTGAAGAGCCTCAGCGGCGTCGAAGAGATCAGAAGGTTCATGGTGGAAGAAGGGGCAGTCTCCATCTTTGTGGAGCTCTCCAGATCAAAGGAAGAAGCTTCACAAATCCAAGCCATCGAATTCTTGACTATACTGGCCTGCGAGGACGCTGCCATCAAGCAGAAGGTGATGGTAGAAGGCGTGCTTGGGTCACTGGTTCCCCATTCCTCCAAGGCCAAAGAGGTCGCGCTCAGGGCCATCGAGAACCTATGCTTTTCATCTCCAAGTTCCATGAACTACTTGATGAGCTCCGGCTTCCTCGACTGTGTTCTTTACTTATTAAGGAGCGGCGAAATCTCGATTCAGGAGTCTGCGCTTAAAGCCGTCGCTCGCCTCTCTGGGTTATCCGAAGCGATCAAGAAGGCGATGGGAGACGCTGGCTTCATCCCTGAGCTCGTGAAATTACTGGAGGCCAGATCTTTCCAGGTCCGGGAGATGGCTGCTGAGACGCTATCCGGGATGATATCGATCCAAAGAAACCGGAGGCGATTCGTTCGAGAAGATGAAAACGTGGACCGGATCCTGCAGCTGCTCGATCCCGAAGAGAAGTCGGTGACAAAGAAGTTCTTGCTCACTGTTCTCGTGTCCTTGACCGATGGCACGAGTGTGCGGAGGAAGATGATGGCTTCTGGGTACTCGAAACACTTGGAGAAACTCGCAGAGACGGAGGCAGCcgatgctaagaagatcatcaaaaAGCTGTCTACCAGCAGATTTCGGAGTATGTTTACCGGAATCTGGAGCTCGTAG